From Quercus lobata isolate SW786 chromosome 1, ValleyOak3.0 Primary Assembly, whole genome shotgun sequence, one genomic window encodes:
- the LOC115953249 gene encoding coatomer subunit gamma-like: MDSSKAEEFAEVLSKPIRSLPYDIPGQTFVAFEKPEGVPAVDKFSNMLKFIVTKVDPTTGETEDDGVEDEYQLEDLEVVATDYMLKVRVSNFRNAWESMGDDYKLIMLFTNNCIMPSSIDGLKNFATNDLYIF; encoded by the exons ATGGATTCTTCGAAAGCAGAGGAATTCGCTGAAGTTTTATCCAAGCCTATTAGATCTCTTCCATATGATATACCTGGACAGACCTTCGTGGCGTTTGAGAAGCCAGAAGGAGTCCCAGCTGTggacaaattttcaaatatgttaAAATTCATTGTTACAAAG GTTGATCCAACCACTGGTGAGACAGAGGATGATGGTGTTGAAGATGAATACCAGCTAGAGGACCTGGAGGTTGTAGCAACTGATTACATGTTGAAAGTGAGGGTCTCTAATTTCAGAAATGCATGGGAAAGCATGGGTGATGACTACAAATTGATAATGTTGTTCACAAATAATTGTATCATGCCAAGTTCAATCGATGGATTAAAGAATTTTGCTACAAATGACTTGTATatcttttaa
- the LOC115988939 gene encoding NEDD8-specific protease 1-like, whose product MHTDIHLMGNPGANEKILSYNDVVLRQSDMDILSGPYFLNDQIIEFYFSYLSSCYPAQEILLVPPSIAFWIMNCPAVESLKDFVEPLHLPDKKLVIFPVNDNEDVCKAEAGSHWSLLAFERNANVFVHHDSNRGINDWHARRLYKAVVGYIGASDSASTASYLECTDSPQQVNGYDCGLYVTAIAKAICSWHNSGEDKEGDGMWFSSVKEQVTPSSVVEMRSDILSLIRSLIGHEVKPAPLQNEGMKD is encoded by the coding sequence ATGCATACTGATATCCACTTAATGGGAAATCCTGGAGCCAACGAAAAGATACTTAGCTACAATGATGTTGTACTCAGACAATCTGATATGGACATCCTTAGTGGCCCATATTTTCTCAATGATCAAATCATCGAGTTCTATTTCAGTTACCTTTCTTCATGCTATCCTGCTCAGGAAATCCTACTTGTTCCACCTTCCATTGCTTTTTGGATAATGAATTGCCCAGCTGTGGAGAGTCTCAAAGATTTTGTTGAACCCCTTCATCTTCCTGACAAGAAACTGGTAATCTTTCCTGTAAATGACAATGAAGATGTATGCAAAGCTGAAGCTGGGTCTCATTGGAGCTTACTTGCATTCGAGAGAAATGCTAATGTATTTGTTCATCATGATAGCAATAGAGGAATTAATGATTGGCATGCTAGACGACTATATAAGGCTGTTGTTGGATATATAGGGGCCTCCGATTCAGCATCAACTGCTAGTTATCTAGAATGCACTGATTCACCACAGcaagtgaatggttatgattgTGGCTTGTATGTTACTGCCATTGCAAAAGCTATTTGCAGCTGGCATAATAGTGGTGAAGACAAAGAGGGAGATGGTATGTGGTTTTCTTCTGTGAAGGAGCAAGTCACCCCATCAAGTGTTGTTGAGATGCGTAGTGACATCCTAAGCCTCATCAGAAGTTTAATTGGCCATGAGGTGAAGCCTGCCCCACTACAAAACGAGGGTATGAAAGACTAG